AAGGAAGAGGATTAGGGGAAGCCTTCGCCTCGACGATCGCCTTGGAGGGAGGCGTCAGCCCCAGGGCCAGGAGGAGGACCAGCGTGCCGGTCCAAAAGGGCAGGGCGGCGTTCTTGTCCAGCAGCCAGCCGCCCAGGAGCGGTCCGACGATGCGGCCCAGGCTGCCCGCTCCCTGCAGCACGCCCAGAATGAGGCCCTGGGTGTTCGGCGGGGTCAGGATGGAGCCGATGCCGAAGAGGACGGGCCGGAGCATGCCCAGGCCGATGCCGATCGCGGTCAGGCAGACGAAGATTTGCCAGAGCTTCGCGCAGAGCGGCGTCACCGCCAGCCCGGCGGCCACGGAGATCAGCCCCGCCTTGAGCAGGACCGGTTCTCCCAGCGTCTTCACCAGCCGTCCCAGCAGGCCGCCCTGGAGCATGGCGACCAGCAGGCCGACGTAGGCCAGGAGCAGGCCCACTTCCTCGATGCCGAAGCCGAAGTAGGTGTCCCCCTGCATGAAGAGGGCGAAGGTCGTCTCCCACTTGGAAAAGGCCAGGTTGGTCAGGAAGGAGATGGCGATGAGGGAGGTGATCATCGGCAGGCTGGAGGCGTAGCGCCAGTCGTGGAAGTAGCCGTCCCATTTCTTGGCGGCGGCGGTTTCCTTCTTGGAAAGGGATTCGGGCAGGAAGAAAATCGCCAGCACCAGGCTCAGGCCGGAAATGCCCGCGG
This DNA window, taken from Verrucomicrobium sp., encodes the following:
- a CDS encoding MFS transporter, which codes for MRKPTLFTLFLVVFIDLIGFGLIMPLLPYFGRHYGASGAMVGWLFGSFSLMQFLFAPIWGRLSDRIGRRPIMTVSLAGSTASYLILAFSHQFWLILASRVLAGICAANISVANAYVADITTKENRSRGMGVIGAAFGLGFILGPVLAGVFGRSGHELPAFIAAGISGLSLVLAIFFLPESLSKKETAAAKKWDGYFHDWRYASSLPMITSLIAISFLTNLAFSKWETTFALFMQGDTYFGFGIEEVGLLLAYVGLLVAMLQGGLLGRLVKTLGEPVLLKAGLISVAAGLAVTPLCAKLWQIFVCLTAIGIGLGMLRPVLFGIGSILTPPNTQGLILGVLQGAGSLGRIVGPLLGGWLLDKNAALPFWTGTLVLLLALGLTPPSKAIVEAKASPNPLP